GACCGATCCGCTGCCGCCGAGATCCACGCCGAGACCCTGGCCGCCGCCTAGACGCACGCCGAGGCCCGCCTGGGCATTGGCCGCCGGCTGCACCGAGCCTTCGGTATTGATCTGGGCATCCGCCTGATTTTCGGCGCTGATCGCCGCATCCTGCGCTGACACAGCGGCGCTCATGCTGAGCATGCCGATCACGGCGGCGTTGGCAATATAAGTCATTTTCATGGGGTTCCTCGCTGAAGTCCTTTTGGGTTTGGGTTCCGATCGCAGCTTGGCTCTCTATTTGAAATTTTCATTTCACTTCGGCCGGAACCGGTGAATCGCTCGAATCGGCCGCACCAGTGCGTAACCGGCTTGGGCGGACTGAACACCTTACGGTAACGTGGCCGGTGCCGGTCGGTTGACCCCGCAAATCCGCGCGCAGATCGGAAACCAGCTATTAGTCCCTTATCAGTTCAGTCGAGGGACTTGCGAAATTCCCGCTGAAGTTGGGTTGAGTGCTTGCGCCAGCCACGTGCTGGTTAAGTTGAGTCCAATCCGGAAGCCTTTGACTGAAATCCGGAGATCAATATGGTCAAGAAGTGTCCATATGGGGCGCGAACTCGATCTTCTCGCCACGGCGCGGCTTGTGATCGATCAACGGCACATGGCCCATGCCTTGACTGTGCGCGCGCAGGATCGGGCTGCAGCAGGCGGCATCCATCAGGTCGTAGAGGTGGGTCGCGCGCTGCGCACTCATCGTCGCCAACGGGATCGCCCGCTGCGAGTCGTGCACGCTGGCCGAGGTGAGCACCGCCGAGATCGGGATCAGACCGTCGGCCACGTCCAGGTGGGCAGGATCGCTCCTGCACCACGCAACACTCGGTACCGGCTGGTGGCTAACCTTTGCCGGGGCGGGACTTCCACCCACCTGAATTCCATCAAGAGATTTCAGCCTTCAGATTCCTTCCTCAGCTTCCCTCCCTTCCAGGCTTGCCTAGCGCAACGTCCCCTTATTGCGACGTTCGTCAGCCGGGCGTTACCGACCATCGCGCGATCCTTCCTGAGCATTCTCCACTAGGTTATACCGTTGGGCGTGAGCCGGATCACGGTGGCGAGCGGGTGCGCCGCGCTCGGATGTGACAACGAAGCAGGACTGGCGATGTCTGAGCAAAAAGGAGTCTGAGCAAACACAGCGCGCTGGCCGCTTTCCGCGCCGGCCAGCGTGCCGCTGGCGCAAGCACTCAAACCAATTTCAGCGGGAATTTCGCAAGACCCTCATAGATCATATATTTCACCATTTGTCCGTCGCTGCCGGAAGATGCGGCACCGTTCACGCAGTGGAGTAACGCACCGTTACGTTAATCGTCCCAGGAGGAGAAAATGATCATCAAATTCAAAAACCGGAAAGCCGAGCGCCAGCCTACAGACACTGGTACCCGAATAAAAAAATCGGCTATTCTTGCCTCTATTTCTTCAATCTTAGCATTGTTGTGTTACGGTCCAGCCAGCATGGCAGCCAATCCGCTATTGAATGTAATTTCGCCAACGGAGTGGTATATGCCCGTTTTGAAGGAGGGTACATTAGTCTACCTGCAATCGGCTATTCTGCAGTCCAGCGACAAATTCTACGACAGGGATGGTAATAGTCATACATTTGAGGGCCCCACTTCGGCTAGTGGCGCTCCCAATTTGGATCATTCGGTCTCCGGGATTTCCCGTTTTGCCTATGTATGGTCGTTCGAATCGCTGCCCAACGTGGGCTGGATTGCGGAATATTTTCAACCGTATGCATCAGCACGGATTTATGACGCCGGCGACTCGGTAACTGGACTGGCAGACCCACTGTTTTTGGGTGGCCCATACATAAACCCGACTCCAAACAGCATGATCGGTTACTTAGGCGTGGTTGGGGCTCCGTTCGGTTCAAATGACCTATCCAACCACTTCTGGTCCTACACCAACCTCATCCCGATGTACTATGAACGCAATGACGTCACCCTTGAGAGTACACTGCTGTATACGATCGTCGGGGATCAGTATCATGGAGGCCGCAAAGTGCATGTCGGCGACAGCTATAGCGCAAACGTTCAGGTAGGCTATAGGGTCAAGCCTTGGTTGGTTCCCTTTGTCAGCTATGCTTGGGTGAAGAATGAGACCTCCCGCGATGCCGACACTGGTGAGGCTGTGCGAGGAATGGGTCCCAGCACCTATGCATGTCACGGCGTGCTGAATGGTTCTGGCAAGTGTCAGGAGCAAACCCTCGGTGGCGGCGTCGAGTTCCACTTCGGCAAGGGCGATACCAACAAGCTCATGCTAAAGTATGCGACATCCGTTGACGGCGAAAATGCGAATAAGACGAATGCCTTTTACCTGTTCTTTGTGCATCCGTTACTTAATTCCTGAATCCGTCAATAAATAAAATAAAATGAGGGGTCGGAGTAAATAAAAGAAGTGTTAAAGTGCGGATCGGCTGGATTTATTTTATTCACTCCGACCTCCGGATCTATGCTGTTTCGAGTGGAACCATCCGATTTCAAAGAGCGGTGGCAAGTCGGGGTCCATGACATTTCAGGTGGAACAATCGTGCCCTCATCGCGTGCAGTTACCGTTGATGTGCTGGACACCCTTCTCAGTGTGTTGCGTCGATCATGGTGAGGACGAATGCTCCGTGGTCAAGGCTTGTCGGCCTAACTGCTTGCCCGACAAGCCTTTTCCGAGCATTTCACGCTGCCGCCGAGCGTCAAGGTCAAGCCCTTCGGGCGGCCTGCGGCCGACCTTGACGCTCAACAGCAGCTCGAGAAACTGGGCCTTGTCTTCCACCCGAAACGACATAGAGCCGCAAGGGATCAATGCCGTCCTTAGCCGTCTCGAAGATGGCTCGCAGGGCTTCCTTGAGCCGCCAGGCGCGCGCAGTCTTCAGATTCGAGTGCGTCAGCCAGTGCATGTCGTCGATCTGGGTCCGGCTCCAGCGGCGATGATCCTTGAGCGTGCCCCAGCGCTTGTCTTTGAGGGCGGGCTGGCTCTTGACCTCAAGGCGGCGGACCTCTTCGACCGCCTCGTTGGCCAGCTTGATGACATGAAAGCGGTCAAAGCACTGCGCCGCCTGCGGCAGGCGCTTCGCAGCCCCGGCCTGGAAGGCCTTGGACAAATCCATCGTTCCCGCAAGCGGGCGGGGGTAGGTCGGCATCACGCGGCGCGTGGTTCAGATTGTGGTTTCGATGTGGAGTCGGCGCCCAAAGGTGCGCTCTGTGAGTTTGCTTCAGGGGCTCAAGGGTTCCGGCAGCCGCAGGGCGCGCCATAGACGCAGCGTCGGTTCGGCTTGGTTGAGCGTGTAGAAATGCAGGCCCGGCGCGCCGCCGGCCAGCAGCGTCTCGGCCAGGCGCGCCACCACCTCCAGCCCGAAGTCCTGCAGCGAGGCCTTGTCATCGCCGAACTCGGCGAGACGCAGGCGTATCCAGCGTGGTACCTCGGCGCCGCAGGCGTCCGAAAAGCGCAGCAACTGCGCGCCGTTGAGGATCGGCATGATGCCGGGAATCACCGGCACCTCGACACCGGCCTTGGCGCAACGCTCCATGAAATCGAAGTAGGCGTCCGGGGCGAAGAAGTACTGCGTGATCGCCGCGTGCGCACCGGCGTTGACCTTGCGCACGAAGTTGTCGAAATCGCCACGCGGGTCCGGTGCCTGCGGATGCATTTCCGGATAGGCCGCGACTTCGATGCGGAAATGTTCGCCATGCTGCTCGCGAATGAAGCTGACCAGTTCGTTGGCGTAGCGGAATTCTCCGGGCGCACCGGCATCCATCGCCGTGGCCGGGAGATCGCCGCGCAGGGCGACGATGCGTTTCACGCCGGCCGCGCGATAACGGTCCAGCAGCTCGGCGATGTGCGCGCGCGTCGAGCCCACGCAGCTCAGGTGCGGCGCGGCCGCTACGCCGGTCTGCTCGACCACCTTGACCACGGTGTCGTAGGTGCCGTCCTGCGCCGAACCGCCGGCGCCATAGGTCACCGAAAAATAATTGGGCTGCACCGCCGCGAGTTTGCCGATGATCGCCGGCAGCTTTTCTTTCCCCTGCGGCGTGCGTGGCGGAAACAGCTCGAAGCTGAATGACAGCGCCTGAGGTGTGAGGTGTGAGGTGTGAGGTGTCATGGTCCCGGTTTCTTCAAGGCGTTGAGAAGTCCACCCAGCTTGGCGAATACGCAATCGAGTTGCTCATCGATGGCCTCGTCTTCGCCGAGATATCCGAGCCGGCGCGCGATTCGCCACTGCGTATCGATTTCTGACAGCGAGCCGCGCGTCATATGCAGAAAATGAATGAGCTCGGCGCGTGTTCCGCGGGCCGCGCCTTCAGCGATATTCGAAGGCACACTGACGGCGGCACGAGGAATCTGCGTACTCAGTCCGAACCGCTCATCGGATGGGAAGGATGAAGACGCCTGATAGATCATCTCGACCAGGTCCAGCGCATCGCGCCAGACCTCAAGCTCGTGGTGACGCCGCTTTTCGCGCCTCACGCCTCCCACCTCACGCATCAGTAGCGGTAATGATCCGGCTTGTACGGGCCGTCCACCGGCACGCCAAGATAGTCGGCCTGCTCCTGGGTGAGCGTGGTCAGCTTGACGCCGATCTGCTCCAGGTGCAGGCGCGCCACTTCCTCGTCGAGCCGCTTCGGCAGGCGGTACACGGTGTTTTCGTAGCTGTCCTTGTGCTCCCACAGATCGATCGCCGCGAGGGTCTGGTTGGAGAAGCTGTTGGACATCACGAACGCCGGATGGCCATGCGCGCAGCCGAGGTTGATCAGGCGGCCTTCGGCCAGCACGTAGATGCTCTTGCCGCTGTCCGGGAAGCTGTAGTGATCGGTCTGTGGCTTGATGGTGTCGCGCACCGCGCCGGAGGCGTTGAGGCGGTCCATCTGGATTTCGTTGTCGAAGTGCCCGATGTTGCAGACCAGCGCGTTGTTCTTCATCGCCTTCATGTGCTCGAGGGTGATGATGTCCTTGTTGCCGGTAGTCGTGACGTAGATGTCCGCGAAGTCCAGCACGTCTTCGATGGTCTTGACCTCGAAGCCTTCCATCGCCGCCTGCAGGGCGTTGATGGGATCGATCTCGGTCACGATCACGCGCGCGCCGAGGCCACGCAGCGAGTGTGCCGAGCCCTTGCCGACATCGCCGTAGCCGCAGACACAGGCGACCTTGCCGGCGATCATCAGATCTGTGGCGCGCTTGATGCCGTCGGCCAGCGATTCACGACAGCCGTAGAGGTTGTCGAACTTGCTCTTGGTGACCGAGTCGTTGACGTTGATCGCCGGCACCAGCAGCTTGCCGGCCTCCATCATCTGGTAGAGGCGGTGCACACCCGTGGTGGTTTCCTCGGACACGCCGCGCCATTCGGAGGCCACGAGCTTCCAGAAGCCGGGACGTTCTGTGCGGGTTTTCTTGAGCAGGTTCTTGATGACCTGCTCTTCGTGGTTGGCGCCGGGGCCGTCGACCCAGTCGGAGCCGTCTTCCATCTCCACGCCCTTGTGGATCAGCAGGGTGGCGTCACCGCCATCGTCCACGATCAGCTCGGGGCCCTTCATGCCGGGGTGGGTCAGCGCGTCCAGCGTGCAGTCCCAGTACTCTTCCAGGGTCTCGCCCTTCCAGGCGAACACCGGCGTGCCGGCGGCGGCGACCGCGGCGGCGGCGTCGTCCTGGGTCGAGAAGATGTTGCAGGAGGCCCAGCGCACCGAGGCGCCCAGCGCGGCCAGGGTTTCGAGCAGGACCGCGGTTTCCTTGGTCATGTGCAGCGAACCGGTCAGGCGCACGCCGGCCAGCGGCTGCAGCGGCGCGTACTTGGCGCGGATGCTCATCAGGCCGGGCATTTCCTCCTCGGCCATGCGGATGCGCTTGCGGCCGAGTTCGGCCAGGGACATGTCACGGACCTTGTAGTCCACGTCGGGAACGTTCTTGATGACGGCGTTCATGTTGTCACTCTCGGTTGATCCGGGCGCTGTTCGCAAATGGAAAGCCGCCGAGCCTGGCTCGCAGTGCGCGAGTCGCAACGCCCCTCGGCGGCGTAGTCGAGGCCAGTATATCCGCTTATGCGGATAAGAGGATATGGAGTTGCCGGCGTGCCCCGGCAAGCTGGCTTACGGAGTCGGCACGACGCCTGCTAGTCTTTCACCACTATGGCCAAGAAAATCCAGAACGATCCGCTGCGTCGCGTCGAAACCCTGCCTCAGGACGAGCCCCTGCGCGAGGATGTACGCCGTCTCGGGTCGGTGGTTGGCGAGATGCTCGCCGAACAGTACGGTCCCGAATTCCTGACCTACGTCGAAGCCGTGCGCACCGGTGCGATCCGGCGCCGCGAGCAGGGCGAGGCGCCGGATGCGCTGGCCAAGCAGCTTGCCGGATTGTCGGTGTCATCGGCGGAAATGCTGACGCGCGCTTTTTCCACCTATTTCCAGGTGGTCAACACGGCCGAGCGCGTACACCGTATCCGCCGCCGCCGCGACTACCAGCGGCAGGACAACCGTCCGCAGCCGGACAGCCTGCAGGCCACCTTGACCAAACTCAAGGCGGACGGCGTCGGTATCGACGAGCTCATGGACTGGCTGCGGCGGATGGACATCGAGCCGGTGTTCACCGCGCATCCGACCGAGTCGATTCGTCGCGCGCTGTTGCAGAAGGAGCAGGAAATCGTGCGCACGCTGGTCGACGACCTCGACGGCAACCGCACGCCGCAGGAACGCGAAATCGATTGGGCGCAGCTGCGCATGGCGCTGACTGCGGGCTGGCAGACGCGCGAGGCCTCGCCGGTGCGGCCGACCGTGCAGGACGAGTTCGAGCACGTCAGCTTCTATCTGTCGGACCCGATCTATCGCGTGCTGCCGGTGTTCTATGAATCCCTGGCGCAGGCACTCAAGCTCGTCTACGGCTACGAGGGCGCGCTGCCGCGCGTGCTGCGCTTCGCCTCCTGGGTCGGTGGCGACATGGATGGCAACCCCAACGTCAATGCGCAGACGGTCGAAGATACGCTGCGCTCGCAACGGGCCCAGGCGCTGCGCCGCTATATCGACGAGGTGCGGCATCTGGCGCAACTGCTGTCGCAGACCGATGACCGTGCCGCGGTCGATGCCGAGATTCCGATGCGCAGCGGCCGCTACCGCGAACTGCTTCCGGAGATCGCCGCGGCGATCCGGCCGCGCCATGCGGACATGCCGTATCGCGTGTTGCTGACGCTGATTGCGGGTCGTCTGCAGGCGACGCTGGCTGGCACCTTGGCGCGCTATGGCCATGCCGATGAGTTTATCGGTGACATCGAGCTGATCGCCTCCAGCCTGTGGAATAACGGCGGGCGCCACGCCGGTTGGTTCGCCGTCAACCGCCTGCTGTGGCGCGCGCGCAGCTTCGGCTTTCATCTGGCGCGCCTCGACGTGCGCCAGGATTCGCGCGTGCACAGTCAGGCGCTGGCCGCACTGTTCGGCGATCCGGACTGGAGCGAGCGTGCGGCCGAGGAGCAGCAGCAGACGCTGGCCGCCTATGCCGCCGGCGGCGCCCGCGCGCCGCGGCCGGCGGCGCCCGAGGCCGCCTCCACGCTGGCGGTGTTCGACGCAATGGCTCGTGCCGTCAAGGACTACGGCCATGCCGCGGTGGGCCTCTACATCATCAGCATGGCGAAGAAGCCGGCCGATGTGCTCGCGGTGCTGGCGCTGGCGCGGCAGGGTGGCTTCGTCGATGAAGCCGGAACGGTTCCGCTCGATATCGCACCGCTATTCGAAACGGTGGACGACTTGCGCAATGGGCCGGAGACCTTGCGTGCATTGCTTGACGATGCCGTGTACCGGACGCATCTGGCGGCGCGTGGCGATCGCCAGGTGGTGATGCTGGGGTATTCGGACTCCGGCAAGGACGGCGGCATCGTCGCCTCACGCTGGGCCTTGCAGCGCGCTCAGGTCGAGTTGCTGGAAGTGGCGGCGGAGGCCGGAATCCAGCTCAATTTCTTCCATGGCCGCGGCGGCAGCGCCAGCCGCGGCGGCGGCAAGATCGCGCCGGCGCTGATGGCCAGTCCGCGGGGGTCGGTGGCCGGCGTGCTGCGTGTGACCGAGCAGGGCGAGGTCATCCATCGCAAGTACGGCATCCGCGCGCTGGGTCTGCGTACGCTGGAACAGTCCGCCTCGGCCACGCTCACCGCGAGCATGCGGCCGCGCGAGGCGGAACCGCGCGAGGCCGACTGGAAAAAAACGATGGCGGCGCTGGCGCAGTACGGCCGCGAGGCCTACCGGGATTTCGTCGACCGCGAGGGCTTTGTCGAGTATTTCCGCACGGCCACGCCGATCGACGTGATCGAGCGCATGACCCTGGGTTCGCGGCCGTCACGCCGCGGCACCATGAAGGGGGTGGAATCACTGCGGGCGATTCCCTGGGTGTTCGCCTGGACGCAATGCCGTGCGGTGCTGACCGCCTGGTACGGACTGGGCAGCGCCTTGGAGCGCGCCGCCGCCGAGTTCGGCGAGGACCGCCTGTTGGAAATGGCGCGCGACTGGGGCTTCTTCGAAACCTTGCTGGACGATGTCGACATGGTATTGGCCAAGGCTGACCTCGATATTGCCGAACGCTTTTCGAAGCTCGCGGGCAGTCGCCACGATGAGTTCTTCCCCCTGGTCCGTGGGGAGTTCGAACGAACGAAGCAGTGGATCCTCAAGCTCAAGCGGGAAGACCGTCTGCTGGCTCGCGAGCCGCGGCTCGCGCAGTCCATCCGGCTGCGCAATCCCTACATCGACCCGATGTCCCTGATTCAGGTGGAATTGCTGGGGCGCTGGCGCGACGGCGGCAGCGAGGACGAGGAATTGCTG
This sequence is a window from Banduia mediterranea. Protein-coding genes within it:
- a CDS encoding transporter codes for the protein MIIKFKNRKAERQPTDTGTRIKKSAILASISSILALLCYGPASMAANPLLNVISPTEWYMPVLKEGTLVYLQSAILQSSDKFYDRDGNSHTFEGPTSASGAPNLDHSVSGISRFAYVWSFESLPNVGWIAEYFQPYASARIYDAGDSVTGLADPLFLGGPYINPTPNSMIGYLGVVGAPFGSNDLSNHFWSYTNLIPMYYERNDVTLESTLLYTIVGDQYHGGRKVHVGDSYSANVQVGYRVKPWLVPFVSYAWVKNETSRDADTGEAVRGMGPSTYACHGVLNGSGKCQEQTLGGGVEFHFGKGDTNKLMLKYATSVDGENANKTNAFYLFFVHPLLNS
- the metF gene encoding methylenetetrahydrofolate reductase [NAD(P)H], translated to MTPHTSHLTPQALSFSFELFPPRTPQGKEKLPAIIGKLAAVQPNYFSVTYGAGGSAQDGTYDTVVKVVEQTGVAAAPHLSCVGSTRAHIAELLDRYRAAGVKRIVALRGDLPATAMDAGAPGEFRYANELVSFIREQHGEHFRIEVAAYPEMHPQAPDPRGDFDNFVRKVNAGAHAAITQYFFAPDAYFDFMERCAKAGVEVPVIPGIMPILNGAQLLRFSDACGAEVPRWIRLRLAEFGDDKASLQDFGLEVVARLAETLLAGGAPGLHFYTLNQAEPTLRLWRALRLPEPLSP
- a CDS encoding four helix bundle protein, coding for MREVGGVRREKRRHHELEVWRDALDLVEMIYQASSSFPSDERFGLSTQIPRAAVSVPSNIAEGAARGTRAELIHFLHMTRGSLSEIDTQWRIARRLGYLGEDEAIDEQLDCVFAKLGGLLNALKKPGP
- the ahcY gene encoding adenosylhomocysteinase, whose product is MNAVIKNVPDVDYKVRDMSLAELGRKRIRMAEEEMPGLMSIRAKYAPLQPLAGVRLTGSLHMTKETAVLLETLAALGASVRWASCNIFSTQDDAAAAVAAAGTPVFAWKGETLEEYWDCTLDALTHPGMKGPELIVDDGGDATLLIHKGVEMEDGSDWVDGPGANHEEQVIKNLLKKTRTERPGFWKLVASEWRGVSEETTTGVHRLYQMMEAGKLLVPAINVNDSVTKSKFDNLYGCRESLADGIKRATDLMIAGKVACVCGYGDVGKGSAHSLRGLGARVIVTEIDPINALQAAMEGFEVKTIEDVLDFADIYVTTTGNKDIITLEHMKAMKNNALVCNIGHFDNEIQMDRLNASGAVRDTIKPQTDHYSFPDSGKSIYVLAEGRLINLGCAHGHPAFVMSNSFSNQTLAAIDLWEHKDSYENTVYRLPKRLDEEVARLHLEQIGVKLTTLTQEQADYLGVPVDGPYKPDHYRY
- the ppc gene encoding phosphoenolpyruvate carboxylase; this translates as MAKKIQNDPLRRVETLPQDEPLREDVRRLGSVVGEMLAEQYGPEFLTYVEAVRTGAIRRREQGEAPDALAKQLAGLSVSSAEMLTRAFSTYFQVVNTAERVHRIRRRRDYQRQDNRPQPDSLQATLTKLKADGVGIDELMDWLRRMDIEPVFTAHPTESIRRALLQKEQEIVRTLVDDLDGNRTPQEREIDWAQLRMALTAGWQTREASPVRPTVQDEFEHVSFYLSDPIYRVLPVFYESLAQALKLVYGYEGALPRVLRFASWVGGDMDGNPNVNAQTVEDTLRSQRAQALRRYIDEVRHLAQLLSQTDDRAAVDAEIPMRSGRYRELLPEIAAAIRPRHADMPYRVLLTLIAGRLQATLAGTLARYGHADEFIGDIELIASSLWNNGGRHAGWFAVNRLLWRARSFGFHLARLDVRQDSRVHSQALAALFGDPDWSERAAEEQQQTLAAYAAGGARAPRPAAPEAASTLAVFDAMARAVKDYGHAAVGLYIISMAKKPADVLAVLALARQGGFVDEAGTVPLDIAPLFETVDDLRNGPETLRALLDDAVYRTHLAARGDRQVVMLGYSDSGKDGGIVASRWALQRAQVELLEVAAEAGIQLNFFHGRGGSASRGGGKIAPALMASPRGSVAGVLRVTEQGEVIHRKYGIRALGLRTLEQSASATLTASMRPREAEPREADWKKTMAALAQYGREAYRDFVDREGFVEYFRTATPIDVIERMTLGSRPSRRGTMKGVESLRAIPWVFAWTQCRAVLTAWYGLGSALERAAAEFGEDRLLEMARDWGFFETLLDDVDMVLAKADLDIAERFSKLAGSRHDEFFPLVRGEFERTKQWILKLKREDRLLAREPRLAQSIRLRNPYIDPMSLIQVELLGRWRDGGSEDEELLRALVATVNGVAQGLQNTG